In Primulina eburnea isolate SZY01 unplaced genomic scaffold, ASM2296580v1 ctg559_ERROPOS146420, whole genome shotgun sequence, the genomic stretch AGACTTTGACCCTCAGCCAAGATCGAAACCCCTACACAAtcaaaagaaaacacattccTCCTTACATGGCAAGGCATTTAAGTCATGAGGCATACGAAGTTTCGAAGGGCTCCCCTTTCGTTTCCGGGGCTTGAAAAGTTTTCCTCCATTTGTCCCCTTATTCAAAACCTTGGCTTTCACTAAGTTGCCACCAGGCTCTTCACATTCGAGCAGAACCGTGCTTCCAGGAGCAGCCTTGTTGCCTACGAGAAAATCATTCCACCCGGCAGTCAGCGCAAATCGGTATGCCCCGTTTTGCCGGGGAATAGATTCCATCTGAACCGGCCACAGCCTCAATTTTGAGTCCTGCAAATGTATCGTTCTATCTTCAGCGATTCCAGCCGACAGCACAAAATATTTTGGGATGTCCTGTTGTGGTCGTGACAACAAAAAGTGAGTAAACGTTGGAGTACCAATAAAATGAAAAGTGGAACTTGGGATATGACAGAATATTCACCAGTCTGCAGGATTCTCGCCTATCCAGTATCTTGGAAAAACGTCCAATCTTGCCAGCATCAGATTCATCTCGAGGATCAGCCCACTCTTCATCCTCGCTTTTTATCTTTACATCCAAATCTTCTGCCACTGGAGCACGATTCACTGCAAATCAACAgcaaaatacataaaaaatgtttcttttatttcttacaaTAGGGGGAAAAGCCCTATATGCCACCGATTGAATCGTGTGAAACAGTCACATCAACAGATAAAGCCCTAACGAAGTTAACCATAGGCATATTATATTACCAAACTCACCAGCTTCATCAGGATCGGAATCTTCGACCGGATTATTAATTGCTGTAATTTCCCTCTCACAAGCACTGATTCCATAAACAGAAACATCAAATACGGAACTTCCTCTATACCAGAACACCACAAATTCTCCAATTGCAAGCCCTAAATCTTCACAAAACTTCGACCACCCTCCagcaaagtaataattttgatCCTCCTGTTTCTCCAACTTCACATCCCACAATGTCCCAGAACTAGTCCTGAGTTCGGCGAGGGATTGGGGTAGAATTTCTCCCCATTTCTTCACGAAAGCAGGCGGCAACCGCTGCATCGCAAAatccattaaaaaaaattcagttaAATTCGAATTCTTCGTGCGTAAAATTACTGAATAGAAGGATCTAAACACTTACGAGTCGGCGATTGAAGTCTTGGTCTATCAAAACCTTGAAAAACGAGGGCGTGGATTTTGGGTTCCTGTCCATTGCTTGTTCTTGCTTCTACAACAAATTCTTCGAACAGAATCCGACTCTTTTTCTGATACCCCACTTTCTGTATGAATGAATCCAACCGACAATATAATGGAATGGGATTCCGTATGTAATTATTTAAGTAAATGACCTTTGTTTGACcatgaatttgaaatataacCTAGTTGATTTTTTACCATTGTTTATTCATTGTATTTTTGTGTGTTTGAAAGtcttttgcaaaaaaaaaaatttaaaggaaTGTCATAAAAATTGTGGGAGAAATTGGTTAAATAACCtcagttaattatttttttttaagaaaatgacatcttaaaatgtatttaaaatatatttgaggaggtcattttttaaaaaaaatggttgATCgaagttaaaaaataaaataccccaAAAATTGTTTGACCAAGGTCGTTTTTCAAACTATCCTGCAGCCATGATGGAATAGAACCATCTAACCATTCTAATTGCAAAGAAATTGTCACAGCTTTTCTAGCTAAGAGATGGGCGATGTTGTTGGCCGAGCGTCTCATGCGTGAAagagagatgaaagagttggaCATAAACATAGACTTGATCTCCGAAGCCAAGACACCCACTGGACCAAGCTCCTCCTCAGCTTTAACAGCATCCCAAGAGTCAGAGAAGACGCACACATTGGTATTGTCAAGCTTCAAACAAAAATCCATACCACACCGGATTGCTAATAATTATGCTCCTTGGACTGTATTTGGATCGCGAATAACCAAGGTAAGAGCACCACGAACCAGACCAAGCGAGTCTCTCACACTGTATCTGTTACAAGCATAATCGAAGCCTGCATCAACGTCTAACATGAAATGATCTAGTATCGGATGCTTCCAAGAAATATCCGAATTCTGCTGAGGTTCACTCCCTACATTATCACACATCGATCTGTATCTTCGGATTGAGTCCAATAGCACATCACCCCAATCTATGCTAACCTTTGATTGCTGGCCAGTATACTCATGCATTCTTTTACAAATTTCAGCCCAAATGCCCAACACAACACCACAAACAGTTCGAAATCCTCCTGCTTGAATATCATCAACACAAATAAAGcgaaataaaaaaaagaagcaTTACGACGCGATTTTAAGCAATACCAAAACAGTACTGAATTTTCCTAGATTGCATaaattgcataaaaataattaaacacataattaaaaaaaaagaatcctagattgcatgcaattaggtTACGCGAATTAAATTCTTGGACCTTAcaaccaatgctccctactggaatgcattatacatatataagtctaattgaatcaaacatggtagttgataattcttcattACTAACCAATTGacatgatcgattaggacatacAATGATGTgaaaaattatagaaaatacacatggtcatccactgaaagaccagaagatttttcaaatcaTAAGTTTTAATACAAAGCATGTTGTTttggaaaatttattataaaaccaTCACCAgctaaaatccaa encodes the following:
- the LOC140821389 gene encoding B3 domain-containing protein Os03g0212300-like yields the protein MDRNPKSTPSFFKVLIDQDFNRRLRLPPAFVKKWGEILPQSLAELRTSSGTLWDVKLEKQEDQNYYFAGGWSKFCEDLGLAIGEFVVFWYRGSSVFDVSVYGISACEREITAINNPVEDSDPDEAVNRAPVAEDLDVKIKSEDEEWADPRDESDAGKIGRFSKILDRRESCRLDIPKYFVLSAGIAEDRTIHLQDSKLRLWPVQMESIPRQNGAYRFALTAGWNDFLVGNKAAPGSTVLLECEEPGGNLVKAKVLNKGTNGGKLFKPRKRKGSPSKLRMPHDLNALPCKEECVFF